GGCAGGGGGAGCGGCGGTGTCCTTTCGTTTATCGGGAGGGGATAGCTGGACGGTCATCCTGTCCTCACCCCTGACAAGCACTATCCTGTCGGTTCCGATCTCGGCGACGGTATACCCGCCCACCTCCTCTCCCAGCTTCACGACCCGCTGGCGTTTGCCCCTGCCCGGAGTGGTCACGGGGTTCTTCTTGTCCTCTATGAAGGCAAGGCGGACCGTGTCGATCGTCGTGCCATAGAGCACGATCTCGGGTCTCGGGACCTCTGCCTTCCGGTCAACGGGGATGACCCGGTCCGGGTGGAAGAGGTTCGCTTCTCCTATGACGGCGTAATCCGAAGGCAGCTTCGGCTGCAGGTCCGCCCTCGGCCCTTCCTGTCCGGGCGGCTTCGCCTTGATGCCGGGCAGAGAATAGCCGTGGCGCACCCTGACGAGGGGGGCGGCCGTCATGACAACAAGTGCGATGACCACGGCAAAGAGAACCATGTTCATCACGGTGGCATTGCGGATAAGATACCTCACGACTTTCATGTCATTTACCGCTCGCCAGGGCCGACACCCGGAGCTTGACCATCAGGTCCCTGGGATCCTTGAAATTCCTGACACGGGTGTCCACTTCCTTGACCACGAGGTATGGTACGCTTGTCTCAAGCGTGTAAAGAACGTCGCCGAGCGCCCTGGTGTCCGGCAGCACCGCGTCGACGCTCACGCTCACCACTTTGAGTTTTCCCAGGTCCTCCGGTCGTTCGACACGCTCACTCGCTATGGACCCCCCCCTTCCCGTTATGGACCCCTTCACGATGTTCTGGAGCGTTGCCGCGGCAATGCTGAGGGTTTCCGCCGAGATCACCCTGGCGGCCTCGGCGTTCCTCCTTTCCTTCAGGGATTCCAGCCTCTTTTCGAGCAAAGGTCTCTCGGCGATGAGATTCACGTATCGTTCGAGGGTTCCCCATCGCGCCGCCTGCCTCTCCCTGAGCGATGCCACTTCGCCCTTCACGGCCAGATATCCGTACTGGTACGCAACGAGCCCGGCGAGCACCACGATGAACGGCGCGGCAAGGGAAACGAGCCTACTTCTTCCTTTCATCTTTCGGCCCTCCCGCCTTCTTCTCCTCGAAACCTTCCATCTGCATCTTGATCACGAAGCGGTCGGCGTTCTGCCGCGTGTCCCGTATGGTGGGTGAAGAGAACTCAACCTTCTTGAAGAGGCTCGATTGCTCAAGCTTCGGGAGCATCTCCGTCGCCGAGCCGGCGTATCCCTCGGTCTCCACCGTCTCGCCCGTTATCCTCAACCGCGTGAGCCAGACGCTTTTCGGCAGGACCGTGGTCAGTTCCTTCATAACGTCCAGAGTCATGGGGGTGGATTCCTTGAATTCCCTGATCCTGTTCATGTCCGTCTCGATGGACGCGATCTCCTGCCTCAATGCTTCGATCGCCCGGATCTCGCCCCTGCGTATCTTCACCTGGTATTCGATGCGATTGAGCCTCGCCTTCTCCATGTGAAGAGGGACAACGAGGTAGAGAACGGCCGCCGCCGCGATGAGCCCGATGAGCACCCAGGTGACGGGCGTTGCGAGGCCTCTGCCCCGTGCCTCGAGACGGTTCTTAGCCAGGTTGAAGCCCTTCGCCCCGGGCCAGATCGTTTCCACGAGGCCCCCGAGGGGACCGGCGACACCATCTTCGATGTCCGCCCTGAAGAATCTTTTTATGTCCTCGCGGCCTATGGTCTTCACGGGGACACCCAGCTCTTCGTCAAGACGGGCATACCTGCCGGAGGCTTCGAGAAAAACCTTGGGCGGCAGCCCTTCAGCATTGAAACCGGCAAGCAGGGGGGAAAGCCCCGCCCTGATCTCCTTGAGGTCCTCCTCCCTGTCCACGCCCGCGAGCCTCCCCGACGAACCGGTGAGAAAGACCCCGTCCTTCATCAGGCATCCGTCGTATCCTTCTTCATCGACGGCAAGGCACAGGACCATGCCCCTCGCGTCCCCGAGGATGGTGCAGAGTGTGCCGAAGGCGGTCAGGTCCGTCGTTATCCTCGCCGGCTTCACCCCATGTGCCATCAGGGCGTCGAGATAGGGTTTCGCCGTCCCTGACCTCATTGCAACGATGGCGACCTTCAGTCTTTCCCCATCCTCCGAAGCGATCGCAAAATCGTACAAGGCCTCAGCGGGGGCAAAGGGGGTAAACCTGTCCAGTTCGTAGGCGATGACGGACGCCAGGTTCTCCTTCACCACCGAGGGGAGCTCGGCTACCCTTGTCAGGACCCAGGGCCGCGGGACGGAGAGGACGATCACCGCATCGCGTGCCCGGAAGGCGTCACGGGCGGAGAGGACCGCCGATGCCAGTTCTTCCGGACGCGGATACCTCCCCTCCTCGAAACGAAAGCGTCTGAATCCCACGACCTTCGGCCGCGACAGGAATTGCGTTCCACAGACGACTGTGACATGGCCCTTGCCGATGGAGGCGCATAGACATTTCTCCGGGATGACGACGCCCTTGAGAACATTGAAGCCGAGAGTGTTCTTGAGATGTGCAAGAGAGGTCCTGGCACGTCTTTCAAGGGCGTCGGCGTGTCGCCTCAACGGTGCGAGCAGCTTCCCGGGCGTCATCGGCGCATCTCCGAAGGGGTCTTGTAGTACAGGAACCGGGGTACCGTGCCGGGCACGGAGACTATCGCACGAATCCCGTACCCCTCTTTCGAATCTCCCTGGAAACCAACGGATTCTATCGTGTAAACGTCTGTCTCGCTCATGTCTATGTATTGCGCAAGAACGGGAAAATTGAGCCCCGTTATGGCCTGGATCTCCTGGACGGATCTGAACTCGGCCGCCTCCCGCTGACTGAGGACCCTATTGACCGTGTCCTCGTTGAGGCCCGGCAGGGCCATGAGGACCTCTCTCGGGGCCGCGTTGATGTTCACCTTCGAGGACGTCCCGTATATGGTCAGGTAATGGACGATCCCCTTGCGCTCCCCGGTCCCGAAAAGAATATCGGCTGTCACCCCCCGTACCAGCAAGAGCTCCTCGATGGCATCGAAAGGCCTGTTCTTTGCCCTGTACGGGACAGGAAGGGCAAGATAGTATTCGTCTTCCGCGCCGTTCAAGCGTCTCAGATCGTCCTTGTCCGTCCAGTCAAGAATGGAATCAACGATGACGGCGGCCTCTTCGTCGGTTGTTCCCGTGTTGACGAGAAGACCCCTCAATACGATGCCCGTAAGGTCCGTCATCTTGTTGATGTCGATCTTGCCCGATTCGGAAAGGAGCCTGAGATCATACCTGCCCTGCCCGATCCGACCGTCATACCGCCTGCCGTCGATCCTCATCACCTCGTTCCCTTCAACGACCACGGCCTGGTTCCGGAAGGTCTGCCTGTGGTAGATCTCCATGATCGCCCTCTCCACGCCGGCCTCGGCGAGGAACTTCTTCTGCGTCCCCTCCTTGAAGAAGATCGTTGAACGGGCCTCCGTCCTCGTCAGGAAGGAGAAGGAGATCACGAGGGCCGTGAGCATGGTGATCACCCAGAGCACCATGAGAAGGGCTATGCCTTTGCGGGACCGGATCATGAGGCCGCCCTCCGGGCCCTGACCGGTACGGTCAGCTGGACCTTCTCACCTCCCCGGGTGAGGTTCACCCGGATCTTCCGGGGGAAGAGCAGTTCATCGGTCCACGTTTCGACCCATTCCCCGGCGGTGTCGTCGGCATCGTTCTCCTTGCGGAAATACTCGAAACCTATCTCTTCCATTCCGTCGAAAAGCTTGATCTCCCTGGCATTTTCCACCCCTATCGTGTTCTCCTCGATGT
This DNA window, taken from Syntrophorhabdus sp., encodes the following:
- a CDS encoding general secretion pathway protein GspK encodes the protein MIRSRKGIALLMVLWVITMLTALVISFSFLTRTEARSTIFFKEGTQKKFLAEAGVERAIMEIYHRQTFRNQAVVVEGNEVMRIDGRRYDGRIGQGRYDLRLLSESGKIDINKMTDLTGIVLRGLLVNTGTTDEEAAVIVDSILDWTDKDDLRRLNGAEDEYYLALPVPYRAKNRPFDAIEELLLVRGVTADILFGTGERKGIVHYLTIYGTSSKVNINAAPREVLMALPGLNEDTVNRVLSQREAAEFRSVQEIQAITGLNFPVLAQYIDMSETDVYTIESVGFQGDSKEGYGIRAIVSVPGTVPRFLYYKTPSEMRR